From one Brachypodium distachyon strain Bd21 chromosome 4, Brachypodium_distachyon_v3.0, whole genome shotgun sequence genomic stretch:
- the LOC104584528 gene encoding uncharacterized protein LOC104584528 isoform X4: protein MGWWCGASGAEGKARKIAPPPLLLLLLVPLLAVGRADAWGKDWSTPLRRAAQKAGPWSPTAGISAAGDTRISFPDALLHQISRDCQELETFIGEQLASLLYLEPHSELTYRIFTKQSATPDF from the exons ATGGGTTGGTGGTGCGGTGCTAGCGGAGCAGAGGGAAAGGCCAGGAAGAttgcaccgccgccgctgctcctgcTTCTCCTCGTCCCGCTGCTGGCCGTCGGCCGCGCCGATGCGTGGGGCAAGGATTGGAGTACCCCGCTCCGCCGCGCTGCCCAGAAGGCGGGCCCATGGTCCCCCACCGCTGGGATCTCCGCTGCCGGTGACACCCGTATTTCCTTCCCCGATGCCCTCTTGCACCAG ATCAGTCGAGATTGCCAAGAATTAGAAACTTTCATTGGCGAGCAATTGGCTTCTCTGCTTTATCTGGAGCCACACAGTGAGCTTACG TACAGAATCTTCACAAAACAATCTGCTACTCCAGATTTTTGA
- the LOC104584528 gene encoding uncharacterized protein LOC104584528 isoform X3 codes for MGWWCGASGAEGKARKIAPPPLLLLLLVPLLAVGRADAWGKDWSTPLRRAAQKAGPWSPTAGISAAGDTRISFPDALLHQISRDCQELETFIGEQLASLLYLEPHSELTNLHKTICYSRFLRWY; via the exons ATGGGTTGGTGGTGCGGTGCTAGCGGAGCAGAGGGAAAGGCCAGGAAGAttgcaccgccgccgctgctcctgcTTCTCCTCGTCCCGCTGCTGGCCGTCGGCCGCGCCGATGCGTGGGGCAAGGATTGGAGTACCCCGCTCCGCCGCGCTGCCCAGAAGGCGGGCCCATGGTCCCCCACCGCTGGGATCTCCGCTGCCGGTGACACCCGTATTTCCTTCCCCGATGCCCTCTTGCACCAG ATCAGTCGAGATTGCCAAGAATTAGAAACTTTCATTGGCGAGCAATTGGCTTCTCTGCTTTATCTGGAGCCACACAGTGAGCTTACG AATCTTCACAAAACAATCTGCTACTCCAGATTTTTGAGGTGGTACTGA
- the LOC104584528 gene encoding uncharacterized protein LOC104584528 isoform X1, which translates to MGWWCGASGAEGKARKIAPPPLLLLLLVPLLAVGRADAWGKDWSTPLRRAAQKAGPWSPTAGISAAGDTRISFPDALLHQISRDCQELETFIGEQLASLLYLEPHSELTNKKLCQAQVVQVVPVMECTLNSTELNSACACNGTIDDRRRRHW; encoded by the exons ATGGGTTGGTGGTGCGGTGCTAGCGGAGCAGAGGGAAAGGCCAGGAAGAttgcaccgccgccgctgctcctgcTTCTCCTCGTCCCGCTGCTGGCCGTCGGCCGCGCCGATGCGTGGGGCAAGGATTGGAGTACCCCGCTCCGCCGCGCTGCCCAGAAGGCGGGCCCATGGTCCCCCACCGCTGGGATCTCCGCTGCCGGTGACACCCGTATTTCCTTCCCCGATGCCCTCTTGCACCAG ATCAGTCGAGATTGCCAAGAATTAGAAACTTTCATTGGCGAGCAATTGGCTTCTCTGCTTTATCTGGAGCCACACAGTGAGCTTACG AACAAGAAGTTATGCCAGGCTCAGGTCGTCCAGGTTGTGCCTGTAATGGAGTGTACACTGAATTCAACTGAATTGAATTCAGCTTGTGCCTGTAATGGCAC
- the LOC104584528 gene encoding uncharacterized protein LOC104584528 isoform X6: MGWWCGASGAEGKARKIAPPPLLLLLLVPLLAVGRADAWGKDWSTPLRRAAQKAGPWSPTAGISAAGDTRISFPDALLHQISRDCQELETFIGEQLASLLYLEPHSELTD; encoded by the exons ATGGGTTGGTGGTGCGGTGCTAGCGGAGCAGAGGGAAAGGCCAGGAAGAttgcaccgccgccgctgctcctgcTTCTCCTCGTCCCGCTGCTGGCCGTCGGCCGCGCCGATGCGTGGGGCAAGGATTGGAGTACCCCGCTCCGCCGCGCTGCCCAGAAGGCGGGCCCATGGTCCCCCACCGCTGGGATCTCCGCTGCCGGTGACACCCGTATTTCCTTCCCCGATGCCCTCTTGCACCAG ATCAGTCGAGATTGCCAAGAATTAGAAACTTTCATTGGCGAGCAATTGGCTTCTCTGCTTTATCTGGAGCCACACAGTGAGCTTACG
- the LOC104584528 gene encoding uncharacterized protein LOC104584528 isoform X5, whose amino-acid sequence MGWWCGASGAEGKARKIAPPPLLLLLLVPLLAVGRADAWGKDWSTPLRRAAQKAGPWSPTAGISAAGDTRISFPDALLHQISRDCQELETFIGEQLASLLYLEPHSELTNKKLCQAQVVQD is encoded by the exons ATGGGTTGGTGGTGCGGTGCTAGCGGAGCAGAGGGAAAGGCCAGGAAGAttgcaccgccgccgctgctcctgcTTCTCCTCGTCCCGCTGCTGGCCGTCGGCCGCGCCGATGCGTGGGGCAAGGATTGGAGTACCCCGCTCCGCCGCGCTGCCCAGAAGGCGGGCCCATGGTCCCCCACCGCTGGGATCTCCGCTGCCGGTGACACCCGTATTTCCTTCCCCGATGCCCTCTTGCACCAG ATCAGTCGAGATTGCCAAGAATTAGAAACTTTCATTGGCGAGCAATTGGCTTCTCTGCTTTATCTGGAGCCACACAGTGAGCTTACG AACAAGAAGTTATGCCAGGCTCAGGTCGTCCAG